A genomic window from Scomber scombrus chromosome 18, fScoSco1.1, whole genome shotgun sequence includes:
- the rdh8a gene encoding retinol dehydrogenase 8a, giving the protein MANSGQKVVLITGCSSGIGLRIAVTLAKDEKKRYHVIATMRDLKKKNKLVEAAGDVYGKTLMLLPLDVCSDESVKQCINNVKDRHIDILINNAGVGLLGPVESISIEEMKRVFETNFFGVVRMIKEVMPDMKKRRSGHIVVMSSVMGLQGVVFNDVYTASKFAMEGFCESMAVQLMKFNIRLSMIEPGPVHTEFETKMMEDVAKMEYPGVDADTVRYFKDVYLPSSIDIFEAMGQTPEDIAKCTKKVIESSSPRFRNLTNSLYTPIVALKYADETGGLSVNTFYNLLFNFGPLMHITMSILKCLTCSCLRRRTI; this is encoded by the exons ATGGCGAACAGCGGGCAGAAAGTTGTGCTGATCACCGGCTGCTCCTCCGGCATCGGGTTACGAATCGCCGTCACGCTGGCCAAAGATGAAAAGAAGCGTTACCATG TTATTGCGACCATGCGggacctgaagaagaagaacaagctAGTGGAGGCAGCAGGAGATGTGTATGGGAAGACCTTGATGTTGCTTCCACTTGACGTGTGTAGTGACGAATCAGTCAAGCAGTGCATCAACAATGTTAAGGACCGCCATATTGATATCCTGA TTAACAATGCAGGTGTGGGCTTGCTTGGACCTGTGGAGAGCATCAGCATAGAGGAGATGAAAAGAGTATTTGAAACCAACTTCTTCGGTGTGGTTCGCATGATCAAAGAGGTGATGCCAGACATGAAGAAGAGGCGCTCTGGACACATTGTTGTCATGAGCAGTGTAATGGGTCTTCAgg GAGTGGTGTTCAATGATGTTTACACTGCTTCTAAGTTTGCCATGGAAGGGTTCTGTGAGAGTATGGCGGTGCAACTGATGAAGTTCAATATCCG GTTGTCCATGATTGAGCCTGGCCCAGTGCACACTGAGTTTGAGACAAAGATGATGGAAGACGTGGCCAAAATGGAGTATCCAGGTGTAGATGCCGACACAGTTCGTTATTTTAAAGACGTTTACCTGCCATCATCCATAGATATATTTGAAGCCATGGGTCAGACGCCAGAGGACATAGCCAAA TGCACTAAAAAGGTTATTGAGTCAAGCAGCCCTCGCTTCAGGAATCTGACCAACAGCCTCTACACACCCATTGTTGCCTTGAAGTACGCAGATGAGACTGGTGGCTTGTCTGTCAACACCTTTTACAACCTACTCTTCAATTTCGGCCCTCTCATGCACATCACCATGAGCATCCTCAAGTGCCTGACTTGCAGCTGCCTGCGCAGACGCACCATCTAA